In Anomaloglossus baeobatrachus isolate aAnoBae1 chromosome 2, aAnoBae1.hap1, whole genome shotgun sequence, the DNA window TTGGGTTGTTATATTAGTAAGAGACAACCTTGAAGCACTGTGTGGTGGATAATCATAAAACTTAAGTAAAAACTTTAACTTTGCAAGAAACTGATGATCTAGCTTAAACAGCTGTGTATAAAAAAAGGAGACCCTTTTCAGTGAGTATGGGACGTTCCAAAATTAGTGGACACACTTCTTCTGTGATGGTGATACCAGAGTATTTCCTGCTCGCTGACCGTGGTCCCTCCGGTGGGGAAGTGATGCTACAATATTTCGGTAATGTATTGATGtttatttctctatatactatgatttacattaattgaatcaatagaacagggtaatattgtttctgccattccataattgaacattatcctgatgctATCATAATAAATTGTTCCattattgttttaccataaaactgtattcagtgtgcctaatttgtATATTAGTGAGCACTACGTAAGTAGGGGCGTATCCGCCCTGTCACTTTGACATggtaagacataaattggcgtagtcagcaggatagTGAATCTCTGGAAGGGTGCATTTGAGTGGTATATTAGAAGAAGGTGCCATGGAATAGATTGATTTTGCAGGTGGGTTCTTTTTGGCACCAATCCAGATCTTTATAATTCCAGATGTATAAAAGTTTTTAAGAAAATTGTTTATAAGAAATAATCCTTCCGTCCTAATTTATTCAAGCAAAAGAATAATTTGTTGGCACTAGGCCAAATTTTTTGACTTTTTGGCACAAAGCCAGGAAAAAATTTTAAGAAAGGGAAAAAGGAGGACGATTGTGTGGAGATCCCTGGCTGGGATAATTGTTATAGCACAGGAGATGCGTTGCTGTGAATTGGCTGAACCCTGGTAGAACAAGCTCAAGGGTTCAGAACCCCATGATGTGGTTTCTGTACTCATTGGGGTCCGTGCAAAAGGCAGGTGATGGAACCCCCCATGATGTTGTTTCTGTACTCATGGGGGTCCCTGCAAAAGGCAGGTGATGGAATCCCCCATGATGTTGTTTCTGTACTCATGGGGGTCTCTGCAAAAGACGCAATGAGCCTCTCGATGTTGTTAAAATTACTCGAGGGTTTCCCTGCAAAGGTAGGTGATGCAGTTTCATTGGGGAGACGCAATTGGGCGTTAGCCTCAGAACCCTATGGTGTTGTTTCTGTACTCATGGGATTCCCCACAaaggcaggtgatgtagtgtctttaggacaacGTATGTGGATTTTGCTCAGTGCCTACCGAGTTATGCATGAGCGGAATACCAATATATAAAGAAAGTGTTCACAAATGGAACAAAAAGTAGTTGAGATCGGAGGACAAAAAGTGGCGTTAGAATGTAATACTCGCTTACTCCGTGACAagctggaacattatcagaatgttgcGGAAAAAGCTGCAGTAAAGGTAGCTCAAAACAAGCATAAAAAACGCAGAGGTAGAGTTAACAAAGAAAAGGTGCATAAAAGTATTGCATCAGCCTCTGTAGCCTGGGATCTGGATCATTGGGATAGGGATGTGTGGTATACCACCTCCTCTGATGAAGACTGGGAAGATTTCCCAGATCCTACTATTGATCCACCTGGGAGGATTACTGTGAAATCCATTAAAAAGAGATCTGAAAGAACAGAATATGAAACAACATGATTCCAAGCATGGGACGGTGGAGAAAATCCTCAATATGATGAGGATGGACAGCCCATCTAGATAGAGGATGTAAAACCTCATATCCGCAGTTGTGTTGTCGGGGGCAgaggggtcgggaacgccgctcgcctgggaatcgctggctctcgggtccggtgcttctgctcctcggtggcttgagcacggggccggacccaggggactcgagcagcgcctcctcgcctgcgagtgaaaagggaggtaggtttgtggtgggatgtcggttgtgacgccacccacgggttgtggtgatggtggacaccaccgctgctggtgactggggatcctgggagcgatggcggacagcagctaaggtgttgacccctccgtgggtaggggctgttggtcccggggccccggttggggagcagggaggagggataggtgcagatgccgatgcggggaggcagcgtgggcgcgggtgcaacgttgtggtgcagcgcggtgtcggatggcactggtgtactcactcaggtagacaagtacagagtctctggtaaaccaaacggttggatggatggggcccacagtcggctgcggtgttttcactctccccggacgggttgatggtggctgtctttccctgcacctatgtgtatgtgtttgactccaatggcttccacgggtagtccgctccccggcgtgtacgtgtcgggagagcccgttttgcccgcaggcgctggcccttggatctctggcccttggtggtggctcttatccggacgggttgggctgttgccttctgatgggacttggttgggaatgaacccctgaggtccagactgcaatcagagaatttgacctttacggtggcttccgagcctagtcggggtctgagtaccctgccttggcgcTTGGTTTCAATctgctcctcggttcggtaccggcgggccaccgcccgaccccagtcctacggttccgctgacctccaccaactcctccagatggccaccaccgtcttccgaccttgctgattgtgcctgggctccgacccagacacacaccaacagttttactcctctcacttccactgtctactacaatctgttgtcttttcccacctccaggcctgtgaactcctcggtgggtggggccaaccatctggctctgccccacctggtgtggacatcagaccctggagggaggcaacaagggttttgtttgactggtgttcctgaccagggggagggggtgtgtgtatgtggtgttgttattctgtgacccctggggtccacggTGTCACAGTGTGACTGTGGAAGATTTTTCCCAAAATGAGAGACGATATCTTGAAGTGCTTGGGAACAGAGCAAGTGGGGAAAAGTGTGGCAGAATCTGCCCCTACTCACAAGCTATAGTCTGCATCAGATAGTGatgcataggtagccagccaagcccctatTTGGATAAAAAGGaattaatgcccccatgtacatttGCAAATTTATTAGAAAGGGgggaatgttcaaagagtccccacTTTAATTCATACAGGGGCGGAGGCTATTTTAATTTATGGAAATCCACAGAAGTTAAAAGGCCCTAAGATTAAAATTGGTGGGCTAGGAGTAAAAGTGACAATGGGTGTACAAACCCCGGTTGCTTTAAAAATAGGGAATTAACCCATCAGAAAATACAGTGTGTTGGTTATCCCTATCCCTGAATATATCTTGGTCCATAGATATATTGAAGGGAATGACCCTGCATCTGAAGGAAGGAAAATTTTCCTTCGGGGTCCAAATACAGGATCTTGTACATTGTAACACAGTAATGGTGGGCAAAGTTAAAATGCCACCAATTCATGTTCCCCTAGCTActaaaatggtagctatgaaacagtACAGGATCCCAGGGGGTCATAAAGAAATTGGGGAAACCATCAAAGAATTGGTGGGAGTAGGAGTAATGCGTCCTACAACCACTGCATGGAATAACCCAATTTGGCCAGTAAAAAAAGTGATGGATCATGGAGAATGACAGTGGATTATCGGGAGTTGAATAAGCATACTCCTCCCTTGACCGCTGCTGTTCCTGTATTATCAATATTGTTGAAAATATTCAAAGTCATGATGGTACCTGGTATGCTGTGATAGATTTGGCTAATGTCTTTTTCGCAATACCAATAGAGGAGAAGGTGCAAGATCAGTTTGCCTTCACATGGCTAGGGAGGCAGTATACTTTCACTAGGTTGCCTCAGGGTTGGATATATAGTCCAActatctgtcaccggacggtggcacaCTTGGATGCGTTCCCATTGTCTGCAGAAATGCAGTTCTCTCATATCAATGATATACTGATACAGGGAAAAGATGAATAGTCAGTAAAAGATCAGCTGACCAAATTATTCTCACTGAGATCCAAAGGGTGGGAGATTAATGATGCTAAGGTCCAAGGACTGGCTCAGTCGGTCAAGTTCCTAGGAATCCAATGGAACAAGGGACATAGGGAAATTTTACCCAAGGCAAGACAGAAAATAATCAATTTCCCTATTCCAAAGTCAAAACAAGAGACCCAATCatacattggtctttttggcttctGGAGACAGCATATCCCATATTTGGGGCAATTGATTGCTCCATTTTACAAAGTGACTCGGAAAAAGTATGAATTTGAATGCAGTGAGGAACAACAAAATGCTTTTGAAATGGCCAAATACGCCATTCAACAAGCTGTAGACTTGTGGCCAATTAGAAAGGGGACATTAAATTACTTGTTTCCGTGCAACACCTGTATGCAAATTGATCATTGTGGCAAAAGCAAGGGGCAAAGAGAGTAAACCCTTGGATTTTGGAACCGTAAATTGCTGAATACAGGAGAAAAATATACCTCATTCGAGCAACAGCTACTAGCGTGCTACTGGGCACTAGTGGATGCTGAACAAATGACAATAGGACATGTAGTCCTATTAGGACCTCAGATACCCATAATGCAATGGGTATTATCAAACCCTAAAACCAACAGGGTACGACATGCCCAGGAAAtaagtatcattaaatggaaatggtaaATTTCAGAAAGGGCAAAGAAAGGAGAAGGTGGAGTTGCcaccttaagccagctttacaccttacaattaggtctgcgatctcgtatgcgatgtgacacgcccaggtcgcatatacgatctaatgagattgcacgtaggtcgttcatttgctgtcacacgagcgttagtagtctatgttaaattggtcaattttgtgtgcgatcctttagatcatgtgttctgtgacgtatgcattgggcacctttttttttttatttattgccttgacaagcgtgtgtaatgtgtaggggatgcggttttactatgtcatctgccattcagctctgctacatggccgctaacagcagacacagacagccatgtagcagcggtgaatggtagttgacagcagacacagacagagccgcactgtcagaatgaactcgggtgaacttcacccgacttcattgtcatgctgtggctctgtctgtgttgcgccctgattagcggtcacctgtgaagggctcaccggtgaccgctaatcccctgagtgactgaagttagcagccctctctcatatactcaccgatccccgatccccggcgctgcacggcattcacactgctccggcggcttttactgttttgaaaaagccggccgcccattaaacaatctcgtattccctgcttaccccgcccaccggcgcctatgattggttacagtgagacacgccccccacgctgagtgacaggtgtcacactgcacccaatcacagcagccggtgggcgtgtctatactgtgtagtgaaataaataattaaataattaaaaaaaacggcgtgcggtcccccccaattttaaaaccagccagataaagccatacggctgaaggctggtattctcaggatggggagctccacgttatgggtagccccccaccctaacaatatcagccaacagccgcccagaattgccgcatacattatatgcgacagttctgggactgtacccggctcttcccgatttgccctggtgcgttggcaaatcggggtaataaggagttattggcagcccatagctgccaataagtcctagattaatcatgtcaggcgtctatgagacaccttccatgattaatctgtaagttacagtaaataaacacacacatgcccgaaaaaatcctttattagaaataaaaaacacacacacattccctcattaccaatttattacccacaacaaagccctccttgtccggcgtaatccaggatgatccagcgtcgcatccagcgctgctgcatggaggtgaccggagctgcagcagacacagccgctccggtcacctccacgcagctaatgaagacagccgcgcgatcagctgatctgtcactgaggttacccgcggccaccggtggatgcagcggtggccgcgggtaacctcagtgacagctcggctgatcgccggctgtcttcattagctgcgtggaggtgaccggagcggctgtgtctgctgcagctccggtcacctccatgcagcagcgctggatgcgacgctggatcatcctggattacgccggacaaggagggctttgttgtgggtaataaattggtaatgagggaatgtgtgtgtgttttttatttctaataaaggatttttcgggtgtgtgtgtttatttactgtaacttacagattaatcatggaaggtttctccgggagacgcctgacatgattaatctaggacttattggcagctatgggctgccaataactccttattaccccgatttgccaacgcaccagggcaaatcgggaagagccgggtacagtcccagaactgtcgcatataatgtatgcggcaattctgggcggctgttggctgatattgttagggtggggggctccccataacgtggagctccccatcctgagaataccagccttcagccgtatggctttatctggctggttttaaaattgggggggaccgcacgccgttttttttaattatttaattatttatttcactacacagtatagacacgcccaccggctgctgtgattgggtgcagtgtgacacctgtcactcagcgtggggggcgtgtctcactgtaaccaatcataggcgccggtgggcggggtaagcagggaatacgagattgtttaatgggcggccggctttttcaaaacagtaaaagccgccggagcagtgtgaatgccgtgcagcgccggggatcggggatcggtgagtatatgagagagggggatagactgacatggacagagagtgagggacagagatagtgacggactgacagagattagtgcatgacagacattgtgaggcgcttcagaacgcagcttttcagctgcgctctgaagcagaccttttttaagctgcggtgcagagcgcacacctgcgcacatagcatcagacaccgaaatcgtatgagggatgtcacacgttacaattcactagtttcgtacaacaaaacgtccaatgtatgaggaataaacgacgtgtatgcgatcaccgtattttcgttcaatatcgatcgcatgtaggtttcacacgcaaatacatcacgaacgatgccggatgtgcgtcacttacaacttgaccccgacgactgattgaaagatctattgaactgtgtaaagcaggctttacatgaaaAAATTGCTGAAATATCAGAGGATCCAGGAGTGAATCCTCTCCAAGCAGCTCAAATGGAAGACTCTCCAGTCAAATGGGGACAGAGCTATTCAGACTTGTCAGAAGATCAACAGAGGCACGCCTGGTTCATGAATGGATCTGACAGGTATGTCAATAGAAAAATACAGTGAGAAAGTGTAGCATACAATCCAAAGTTGGAAAAACACATTACCatggagggagagggaaagagcaGTCAGTATGCGGAATTGTATGCTGTCTTCCTTGCTGTAAGTTTTGAGCAAGGACATGAATGTCATTTGTACACGGACTCCTGGTCAGTGGCAAATGGATTAGCCACCTGGATAATGGGGTGGAAAAGACATAATTGGTTGATCCATGGTAAAGAGGTGTAGGGTAAAGAGGTATGGCAAATTCTTGAAGAACTAATTCAGAATACCAAAACAACTGTGTTTCATGTAGATGCACATGTACCTATTGACTCACTCGAACCTCTGTTTAATTCCAAAGCAGATAAAGCACCTGCAATACTCAAAACATCCACTGAAGGAGAAAAAAACAGTAGTACCAGAGAAATCTACCCCTTTGTCTGCCGGATTGGATCTTCATTCTACTAAGGTTGTGTTAATAACACCAGGTAAGGTGGGAATCATTCCCACAGGTTTAGGATATCAGATTCCGAAAGCATATTATGGGCAAATAGCTACAAGATCTAGTTTTGCTTTAAAAGGAGCAGTGGTGGTGGGTGGAGTAATTGATGTAGATTATCAAGGTGAAATTAAGGTAATAATGATCAATATGGGAGAAGAGCCTTTGATCATCGAAAAGGATCAGCGAATGGCACAGATGCTGCTGATACCTATATCCTTAGCCACGGCTGAGGAAGGAAGCGCTCCTACTGAATTAATTCCTAGAGGAGACAAGGGTTTTGGGTCCTCAAATATCACTAATGTAGGTGCCAAAATCTGGATCCAAAAATTATCAAGGACCGCCTTCTGAGGTTGAGGTTATTGCAGTAGTGAAGGATCGTACTCAATTAGTaatgagaaaccaagggaaaaattgtgaaaacataccctgctgtaactaaataaaagcatagtgcatataaacatagggtacttagtaaacactgtttttgatcaaaaaagaataaagctatcccaccaacgccaaggtgtacccagttgggatagtacctacactctctaatattaaaaccttaccatgggtctaaaataggcctcaatgtggctatgggctgagagcgaccgggtcccaaaagGACACacgcagtcagggggattcacagaatgaaatgtccagctcaccaagagggagggccacaccccatttgtactgaatacaaaaaaactacataaaaacaaaaaagtgagccggagtatgagatggtatacatggagcttgtgagctcatgttcacactggccattagacaaagagaaaccaagggaaaaattgtgaaaacataccctgctgtaactaaataaaagcatagtgcatataaacatagggtacttagtaaacactgtttttgatcaaaaaagcataaagctatcccaccaacgccaaggtgtacccagttgggatagtacctacactctctaatattaaaaccttaccatgggtctaaaataggcctcaatgtggctaaaggctgagagcgaccgggtcccaaaagGACACacgcagtcagggggattcacagaatgaaatgtccagctcaccaagagggagggccacaccccatttgtactgaatacaaaaaaactacataaaaacaaaaaagtgagccggagtatgagatggtatacatggagcttgtgagctcatgttcacactggccattagacaaagagaaaccaagggaaaaattgtgaaaacataccctatgtctaatggccagtgtgaacatgagctcacaagctccatgtataccatctcatactccggctcacttttttgtttttatgtagtttttttgtattcagtacaaatggggtgtggccctccctcttggtgagctggacatttcattctgtgaatccccctgactgcgtGTGTCcttttgggacccggtcgctctcagcccttagccacattgaggcctattttagacccatggtaaggttttaatattagagagtgtaggtactatcccaactgggtacaccttggcgttggtgggatagctttatgcttttttgatcaaaaacagtgtttactaagtaccctatgtttatatgcactatgcttttatttagttacagcagggtatgttttcacaatttttcccttggtttctctttgtctaatggccagtgtgaacatgagctcacaagctccatgtataccatctcatactccggctcacttttttgtttttatgtagttttttttgtattcagtacaaatggggtgtggccctccctcttggtgagctggacatttcattctgtgaatccccctgactgcatGTGTCcttttgggacccggtcgctctcagcccttagccacattgaggcctattttagacccatggtaaggctttaatattagagagtgtaggtactatcccaactgggtacaccttggcgttggtgggatagctttatgcttttttgatcaaaaacagtgtttactaagtaccctatgtttatatgcactatgcttttatttagttacagcagggtatgttttcacaatttttcccttggtttctctttgtctaatggccagtgtgaacatgagctcacaagctccatgtataccatctcatactccggctcacttttttgtttttatgtagtttttttgtattcagtacaaatggggtgtggccctccctcttggtgagctggacatttcattctgtgaatccccctgactgcgtGTGTCcttttgggacccggtcgctctcagcccttagccacattgaggcctattttagacccatggtaaggttttaatattagagagtgtaggtactatcccaactgggtacaccttggcgttggtgggatagctttatgcttttttgatcaaaaacagtgtttactaagtaccctatgtttatatgcactatgcttttatttagttacagcagggtatgttttcacaatttttcccttggtttctctttgtctaatggccagtgtgaacatgagctcacaagctccatgtataccatctcatactccggctcacttttttgtttttatgttgtttcAATTAGTAATGAGACCTGGGTTGAGAAGTGGGACTACGTTCCCCAAGAAAAATGCTATTTGCGGGAATAATGCTTGTGTCTCTTGATTACAGAAGTGAAAACCAGTTTATGAAATCCTTGGTGCAGAATTATTGGTCAATCTACGAAATGAAGTGTGAGATGTGGTATGGTGGCTATGGGTCCTGGTACTCCCTTATGTGGATGGATGGAAGAATTTCTACCAGGAGGAGCCAATGGCCAATCGATTCTTAAAACATAATCAAGTGATTTTTGAGATATGTACCCACTCTCCGGATGGGTAAATCAAGGAAATATAAGCGGAACTAATACAAACTTACAATACTTGACATTCAAAGGAGGATCATGGGTGCCAAGAAATAAAAACAGGATTGACCAAATTGGGAACTGTACCCACGGACAACATACAAATAAGTTTCAAATCAACTTTAAAAACGGCGGATGCTTTTAAACCTATATTGCTTCAAAGATTTATTCACAATAATTCATGGACATTTACTAAGATGTTTGTGAACAGGACTAATGAATCTTGTAGTAATATACAAGGGAATATGAGGTGTAACGAGTCGTCTGAATACACACCAGGACAAGAAACTTGTCTTAATCCAGATGTGGGTTATTGTAGTCCTGTTGGACAAAAGTCCTGGTTGGTGTGATTTAGTTCATCGATTAGTATTGCAACATTCGGCATTGTGGGATCTTCCACATAATATGTATTATTAAATATGtgctggaaaaaaaatgacaaaatcaatggaaaagataaaaattgtaagaaCAATGAATGTTTATGTTGTTTGAACAAGGGGGCTTTGTGTTCAATAAAAGTATAATGCTCGGAGACAAAGGAGACCAAAACGTTTTGATGGTTTCATGTAGCAATGGTCATGCATGACATCAataatcaaggaccgattgtgatacaaaTGTGATACGAACGGatatccacctgacgaagatattgtgtatatcgaaacgcgttgtggctttgataaaacaaataaaacttactaaacgattttgtggcctccttagcgctctattagaccatgattcacttttattgtTAGCTTTAGGAATGGCACTAGGCGAAACAcaggacttaggctgtgtctggggtaaatcggcacacgcttgcgcactagccgtctctccacacatagacatggaggaggaagcagccagctggacgacccgaggcacggccaaaaatggcagcggacgcctgggcgcaactggaaccgcagcaggctgcttgcgtctacggcggcaccgattcgtaacaccaactaccagccaaaataagaggtgtacttcttctcgtagataatctgatatgatcccttttttcagggacacgaccattgctaccaaatgtagatgaggcaccaaaagagcaggtgcttcaatggatctcaagtgctccatcaagtggcctctcctcctccacctcaacttcaatatcccaaatactccattcctctgtggtgtcaacccaatcgcacttgcttcctaacagctctcaagtttccaccagccctgctgagtatgggataacagagatggttgaatctgcagagctgttcagtcacactatagcctgggaatcagaggtctgctccaaagctgcagtgagtccagacaaggaatgatctgcactgatgcccagatccaggccccgatgaagaaggtgctgagcataatgtacaccctcatttccaaactgtaaatcctcctggtggagacaatggggaacatgctgatgagactcagatacctgattggaccgacaactttactattcggtcagggcaggaagaggttggctcggaggagtcaggacgaggaaaGTGAAAACACACagtgtgatgatgag includes these proteins:
- the LOC142289693 gene encoding deoxyuridine 5'-triphosphate nucleotidohydrolase-like, producing the protein MYLLTHSNLCLIPKQIKHLQYSKHPLKEKKTVVPEKSTPLSAGLDLHSTKVVLITPGKVGIIPTGLGYQIPKAYYGQIATRSSFALKGAVVVGGVIDVDYQGEIKVIMINMGEEPLIIEKDQRMAQMLLIPISLATAEEGSAPTELIPRGDKGFGSSNITNVGAKIWIQKLSRTAF